The segment GCCGTCGCCCCAGCAGCGGATGCAGAAGCCTTCCTCTTCGGCGACACCCTCGCCGGCGCCGCGGCCGGTGCGGCAGCCTTCCTCTTTGGTGACGTCCTCGCCGGCGTCGCGGCACCCGCCTTCTCCTTCTCCACCAGCTGTTGCTCCACGGCGATGCGATCGAACTCGTCGCTGAGCTTCCTCGCGCGCCTCTTCTTGGCAGCGGTGACGATGGCCGCGAGTGGctcatcctcctcttcttcctcctcctccgacTCGTCGGAGTCCTCGTCATCGTCAACGAGCTCCCGCTTCATGGCCCGCTCCCgcgccgccacctcctcctcgtcctcggagTCCCCATCGGAGGCGTCGTCGTCGGATCCAAGCGCGGCGAGCGAGGCGGGCATGTGGCCGGCGGAGCGGGCCTTGGCCTTGGCCTTTGCCCTGGCGTCGCGGCGCGCGGTGCGGCGGAGCTTGTCGATGGAGCCCTCGATGCGGCCCTGCAGACGGAGGCGCTTCACGCCGAAGCCGCCCATGGACCAGTGCGCCTCGCGCGCCCACTCGAGGAGCGGGTCGGTGACGGACGCCGGCGGGTCGACGCGGTCGCCGGGAAAGAAGCGCGGCCTCGGCAGCCCGCTGCCGTAGAACCGGCCAGGTCCCAGCGCCACCACCATGCTGATCTGTCGCTCTCGCTTGTGGAATCTGTCGCTCTCGGGTAGATCTGTTGTCCCTCTCTGGATCTCGGCAACTGCAAGCGGCGGAGTGTTGGGGAGAAGAGACGGGATGGTGGGGAagtttataggaggaagaggggtgCGTGGCGGGAAATGTAGGCGAGATTGGCGCCAAAAAAAAGATGGCGGTAAAAGGCTCGGGTGGATCGAAACGGGGGATCGGGCGCGGCGCGGGAGGGAAAAGCCGCCGCCGCGTCGTGTGAATTGGAGGGAAATGGCGGGAGCCCACTGTTTCCCGCGCGGCGCTGACACCAGGGGCCCCACCGGCCCGTTACACTTCGGTTCACACGGCCCAGTTGGAGACGCGACGTTAAACGTGGCTGTTTTACTGGACCGGCCCAGTGGACCGACGTCGGGCCAGTCGTTTGGCAGGAGTTTTGGTGTGAATTGTAgattttttctattttaaaaCTCAGCGCACCAAACAGAGATATGAAATCCCTCTTAAATTCCCCTCCATGATTTTCGCTACTTCCTCCATAATTTTTTATAAGATGTGTCAACTTTTCATATTTCTCAAATATATAGAGCATCGGTACCAAGGCTAACTGTTACAAGCTGTACTACTCATACATGGTTAGAGATTTGCATCGGAATTGTTTAATGGTCTGATCCTTATGGTCACAAGCTCTCTAAATATTGATGCTTCCTTTGATGAAGATAATGGCTGTGGCAGTACGGGTGCTATTTTTCGAGATGGTTTTGGGGGTATGATTGCAGCTTCAAATACTTTTATCCCCTATCTTGTTGATGCACCAATGGCCGAAGCTTTTGCTCTTAAGGAGGGATTGATGCTAGCTCAACATATTGGAGGTAATTGGTTGATTGTTCAATCGGATTGCTTGGAGGTTGTCCAAACTTTGGAGAATGGAGGATTTACTGCGAACTCAGCAGATGAGTGTAGCATCGTCTGGAATGGATTTCAAGAGATCTCTATTGAGCACAGTAGGGAGGCAAACAATGTGGCGCATGCGCTAGCTAGGCAAACTATGATTTCCAGAACAATTGTATTTGGGACGATGATCCCTCTAgttttattgtccaactattatCAGACGATGTAACTATTTTCGATCAATAAAGTTTGCCCAAGGGCTTTATAAAAAAAAGCCAGTTTTTCCCCCTTCATCTAAAAGATATATTCGTTGATGTCACGGTATCCCGGCCAGTTGGACCGTCCATCCGTAAATTGTGGGCCATCGGTCCGTAGGCCCAGTCATAAAGATACAGCCCATCCATGGGGTCTTCAAGGGCAGAAAATGGGCCGGCCTTAATAATTTGAAGGAATCCGAAGTGCACATCATTTTCTTTTGGGAAAGTGCAATTTTATGCCGTCAAACATTCactataatataataatagtaCATAGTTAGAGATTGATTGTAAACCGTTTTCTGTCAGATTCGAAACTCCCGATCAAGAAGACTCGTGCAGGCATAGCATTGTCCCAAAAGGCATGCGAACTCGTTAAAAAACGTCTGTCAATTCAAACATGTCCGTTGCATTGATTCAAAGGCGGGACTTGCTAAGGAAAATCATTATGATAAaatattgcaaaaaaaaaagatgacacATTGCTGACTGTAAAGTATATACTTATCAAGGTAATCATGGCACCTAAACAAATCATTCGTATCCACACCACACCAACATTAATAATGTTGCAATCCACAGCCCATCACCTCGCATTCATCGACTACAGCGTTGTAATGAAATTATTAAAAAGCTAACAGAGGCCGACCACCACCAAAGGCGGTGTAATTAGCAGTTTCTCATCTGAATTATAAACAACTGATGTATCAATTATTTGCATATTCAGCCCTTTAGAGTTAGATTATTGACCCATGAACTCGTATAAACCACCATGTGAATGTGATTAAACTGAGTTTCATTTTAAAGGCTGCTCATGTAAGAGTAGTTTTTTTCGCTTGCCATCTCGTAGAAAAGTTTAAATTCGTTTGCCACAAAGAAAATACGATCTATTAAGGTCTCCGCAGTGGTTGCATTTTACCCGGTTCGATATATTTATTGTTGCTATAGAATCAAGTCCTATACATTGTGTAGTTGGATCAATGAAGGAGCAGATGCAATACATGGAACGGgcttttatcaaataaaaaaattggaTTCACAATTATGGCTAAAGAACGAGCTGCTATGTTCTCTACTCTGCTCCTCTCTCTAGTGATGGATTTTTATTCTCATGGTCTCATTTATAAATCCAGGGTTGGTTCTATACACTATGATTATTTTTTACAAGTGATGTCAAATCATTGTATAGAATCAGGGTTGAATCTATAcattgccgatgctcttgtggatACTTTTCGCCTGTCATAGAAGGTTAAATTCCTTTGCCACAAAGAAAATACAATTTATTATGGGTGCATTCATTGTGGCTATAATTTTAGATGTAGTTAGCGAAATCATATATAATTCTCTAAATTGATGTAACGTTGGCATACGAGAAAACAAAAAGAATAAGCAAACCCGTGTCTTTCCTTTTAAAATGAAACATGCCATTGatttagaaaaataataataaactgTTCTCCTACACAATAGAATATAATATCTATTTTTATCCAATAATAGTACAATTACCCTACTTATATAGTCAATGAAGTCACAAAAGAATAAGCAAAATCAATTATCCTTTTCCTTAAAAGTAGGGCAAAAAATAAAGATACCACCCATAAAAAAGTATATTCATTCCCAATTCCCATGTTTTGAGGAGCAACACGATTTTAATTAACGAAAATACAAAATAATATAGAACAAGAATAATGGGATTGttcaaaaatatatattttcatagtaataAATATACTAGTAGAGACATAAATATATTAATACAATCCCGTGAAAATTAGCCAACTTGAGGAAAATTTGACTCGATacaaaggccttatttagttcgcaaaaattttcaagattctccgtcacatcgaatctttgttcgcatgtatggagcattaaatataaatgaaaaaaactaattgtacagtttacctgtaatttgtgagattaatgttttaaatctaattactccgtaattgaacaatatttgttaaataaaaataaaagtgctacagtagaaaaaacaaaattttGCAAACGCAAAAAATCTCGAGTATAtagtatattaaaaaaaatcgcAAGAACGTGTACAAATGGAGCGTTGAACACGAGGTGTGGTCCGTGGTCGGCGTGTGAAACCGCGGGGAGAGGGAGCCCGGTTCTGCGATACCGGAGTCGTACAGGGACCTAGGCGCAAAACACGCGCCACATTGGACCGCGGGCAGACAGGGGGCAGATAAATTAAAGGCGAGGACGCGAGGGCGGCAGAAAAAAAATCCTCGAAGCAACCCACCTCTCCAATCCGTGTTcccccacctcctcctcctcctccacaccGCGCGCGCGGCGGTGTTGACCCACCCACCCGTTCCTCCCCCCACCCCATCAGCGCTGGAGGCGGCGGTGCGAAAGTCCCCCGGAcccttcggcggcggcggcggcggcgcgcggttATGCCGAGAGGCTCCCAGGTTCGTGCGTCGTTCGTCCAGGCCCGAGCTCTTCCGATTTTGTGGATGGAGAATTGGTGGCGGGGACGTCGAGGGATCGGCTTGGGGCTGTTGCTGGGTGGGGAATTCGGCGTGGTCGGTCGGGGGTACGGGGATCGTGCGGCGGGTGGCCGATCGGCGGGTGAGATCCGGGTAGGGTACGAGCGGGCGTGTTTCGCGTGGTCGGATCTCGTCTGTTTTCGTTCAAATTGGGGGTGGTGGTTGGTCCGAGGTGGGTAATTCATGTGCCTGGGGGGTCACGTGGGTGCTTGATTTGCGAAATTAGGCTGGGGGTAGCTAGCTGTGTCTGCGCCACAGGGTTTCGCCATGGTTCCGGTCTTCGGGTGCGTTATCGTGCTGGTTTATGCTCAGTTAGGCAGCGGTGAATTATCATACATGGTCTTTGCTCAAATTGTGTATGCTTTCCGCTGTGAACTCTAGATGCCTAATTGGTTTGTTTTTCAGGGTTGCATGGTTTGTAAATTGTAATAGATGTGGTTGTGCTGTACTCGTGGATAGCGGTGTGGATGTAACTTTGTAAATCCAGCTCTTGTGCTTTTGTTGTATCCAAACTCTTCTAATTTGGGAGAGAGGAAAACGCGATCGGAGGGGGAGAGGTCCCCACCATATTTCATTAAGAAAGTGATTCTTCCCGATCGTGAAAAACCCCGAACCCTTGTTACGCCAGCGAGGGGATTTTTATTTACCCCCAGCTTGAAATTTGCTTCCACGGGGATTCAAACTCAGGACCTGTAACCGATTGAGCTAGAGTCCTTTGGCGGAGATGGAGGAAAACACCAACTAATTTGGAGAGGGAGGAAAACACCAACTAATTTGAATTGTTGGGACCTTTGAGCTTAGATCCAATTGATATATACAATATTCTTCACTGTAGAAGAATCAATTAGGATACACTGCCTTTCAACGCATCGATGCATGCTTTGCTCGTTTATTTGATTCTGATTCTGATGCACCTATGCGTTGTGCCTTGTGCGTGATCTACTTAGCTAGGCCCCCAACTAATTAGGAACATAGTTAGGTAGATAGATCATGCATTCAGATTCTGCATGACCTACCGTATGACTTCACTTTCGCACATTCATAGACTGCCAATTTGTTGCCTAATTACCACTTTCTGCACTTATGCAGGTTTCATCACCGTGCTCTGCTGGAGTTATAGCATTTTCAGCAAGGATATGGAGTACACCCCCTACACAGCAAGTTCCTCTGTATCCCACATCTCGCTGCTCGAGGAAGTTCTTGGCTGGAGGTTTTGTCTTTACGGAGACTTCTTGGTCATCTCTTTTGTCAACTGCACCTGAGGATCACCCTGCACTTAGCAACTGCCTTGCTTGGTCCCATGCCGTCAGACATTAGAGTTGCCTAGTGATTACAGTGCAGCTGTAGCACACTTATTTGAGCATGGTGGATCTGTTTTTCTGGCAGCATTTCGGTAATCTTTGTCTTGGTGCTAATCAGCCAACAAAAGTTACCATCAAGACATCTCTGGACACTTGAATCTAACGCTTAGAGCTTTGCCGTCACAGATAAGCTCTAGGTATCCTTTCACCAAAGCTAAGCTACTAGCATTACATATTCTGTATCCTGCCTATTCCAGTTCTCACGCATATTCCCCCCCGACAGGTTCTGGTTTTTGTTCTCTGCTAGCTTTCTTCTACCCTACCGCTGTAAGTTTTCAGTCTGGTCAGTCCAAAGTTCGGTGTGATAAGTTACGCTATCTTTCACCAGCCTTCACTTTGGATGGCGTGACATTAGGTATGTGTGCACTCTCTAATGGAGACTTGGTCCATTCATGATTCATCATTATGTAGCATTAGAAAATGTAGTTTTACGTAACTAATACCAGATCCATCATGTGCTAATTTCAGAGCAGAGGTGTTCAAGATTTTGTTGTGCAAAGCATGGGAATAGCATTCATAGCTTTGAGAGCAGTCTTCAGTGACTTTGGTGTTGTAACATCCAAAGGCGCTCCTGTGATACATATATGAGTCTTGTTTGTTACTATACAACTGTTCTGGAATAAGGGCAGTTCTGTGCACCACCAGCAAATAAAATGGAGAGGTGAAGATCCTCTATAACCAGATGATTATAAGAACTTAGAATCCTGTCTAAGCTGTTTTGGATGTCTGCTTACCTCGTTTTGACATTCTGTTCCAGGTATACCATCATCAAGGAAGTTGGTGATGGAACATTTGGGAGTGTTTGGCGTGCAACCAATAAGGAAAGTGGTGAAGTGGTATGTTATTAGGTTTGCCCATTTGTTGCTTCTGTTACACCTCAACTTTTGCAGCTACACAGTTTAGTTGCCCATTGTTAGCCTTTTCACCTCATTAAGATCCTGGGCTGATAGGTTGCGATCAAGAAGATGaagaaaaaatattattcttGGGAAGAGTGCATAAACCTCCGCGAAGTGAAGGTGATTGTTGCTTTGCAACCTGTCTAATCTTTATAATGTTCTGTGGCGTTCTTTTGagtaacttttttctttaaatCAGTCCCTGCGAAGGATGAACCATCCAAACATTGTGAAGCTCAAAGAAGTCATAAGAGAGAATGATATGCTGTTCTTTGTTTTTGAGTACATGGTATGGACATATCATAGCCCTTATTCATGTGTCATTTCTGCGCTTGTACTCTGTAAGGTTACTAAAGTTTATGTTCTTTGTTGTTATTTTAGGAATGTAGTCTTTATCAGCTGATGAAGAGCAGAGGGAAGCCCTTCTCAGAGACCGAAATCAGAAATTGGTGCTTTCAAATATTTCAAGCTCTGAGTCACATGCATCAGCGTGGATATTTTCACCGTGACCTTAAGCCTGGTATGCGAGTTTGCATTTGGTTTTTACATATAATGTTGCAATGGTTGGTCCATTGTTGCTGTTTGTTGTGAAACAAGTTATTAGCTCCAGTTATTTTCACATGACATTTCGGACAACAAAATTGTTCTATAGGCATTTCAATCTTGATGTCTAAAACACCGTGTATGTTTTGACTGGAGGGACTATCACTTATAAGCTCAGGAACAGCTGCCTTGCAATTTTTCTATATGAAATGCATCTTCTGAGGCTACATAACGTTCAAGAAACCTTTTGTTAGCTATAAATTGCTGTAGATGAATAAGTGTTCATGATGTGGTTGCCCTCTGTGGTTATTTTCAAATTTGTTGAGTAGCTTATCTATCATTATACACTGATGAAACTTGCAACATTAGTAAATGTTGTTTGTTCATTCTGTGCATGATGTAGTTGCAGAGTGATTCAATTTCAGAACCAGGAAATGTATACCATTGTAGTGGGTAATGGATTCTAGTTCTTTTCATAGTAGCTGTTGACATAAGACCATATAAGAGGAAAAAAGAGAGTAGAAGTAATGAAATCTTTCAGTACCATTCTTTATTTAACTTATTACATGTACTGTGTTCCATGTGGGAATGTGTTCAGTGTTGTTAGCAAATGGTGACAATCATAATTGATCTTGGTAACTTATGCAATTTCAGAAAATTTGCTTGTTACAaaggagctcatcaagatagcGGATTTTGGACTTGCTCGTGAAATTTCTTCTGAGCCACCATATACGGAATATGTGTCGACTCGTTGGTAGGTTATGTTCGAAGTCTTATATTTGCTTAAAGTGTACAAAATAATAGAATATTCAAATGCTTACTATTGGCTAGGTATCGTGCCCCTGAAGTTCTCCTACAGGCTACTGTTTACAATGCAGCAGTTGGTAAGTGAAATATTTGTGGCTTTACCTGAAAGCCGGAGAGTAAATTAGTGCCATTTTATTAATATATATGCTTATTTCCTATCATGTTTTCAGACATGTGGGCTATGGGTGCCATTATCGCTGAGCTTTTTTCACTGCGGCCACTTTTTCCTGGCTCAAGGTATGCATGGGTGGCATGTGTCAATCATTGAGCATATATAGTTTCACTCCCTATTTGAACTGAGGTTGCTTATACTAAGAAAAGTATGCCACATAGGTGAAAGAATTTAGTGTTGAccattttaataaaataatatgaTAGGATGTAGTATTTATTTCCTTTTTAAGATTTAACTTttatacattttttttttttttttttttttacaatagtCAGCTTAGCTTCTACCAGAAATAGCAATCAAGTTACTTTACAGAAAGGCGATTTTGAATAAGTGATCCTATAGGAAGCTACTGCCTTTCTTAGAAGTTATTTTGTAATTCCATGTTTTATCTTCCTCAGTGAAccagatgaactctacaaaatCTGTAGCATTCTTGGCACTCCGAATCAGCGCACTTGGCCTGAAGGACTGCAGCTAGCAGCATCTATAGGTTTTCAGTTCCCTCAGGTATATAGATTTATCTCTTGTAATATAAGATAATTTCATATTAGTGACTGTTAGTGGTATAACTGTGTTATGTCATATTTCAGTGTGAGAGCGTACATCTTTCGGAAGTGGTTCCCTTAGCAAGCGAAGATGCAATCAGCCTTATTTCGGTAAGTGTCAACGTTCGACACTCTTTTTTTTCTGCTTAATTaaagcccccccccccctcccctctGTTTGTAAACACTGATGGATAACAAATTACTATCTGCCACAGTGGCTTTGCTCATGGGACCCACGAAGAAGGCCAACAGCAGTGGAGGTTTTGCAGCATCCCTTCTTTCAGGTCATTCTTCTGACAAGGTTTACATACTGGTTGATGAAATAACCTGCTTCATGACCTTACCATCATTGTGTTTTGCAGCAATGCTTCTATGTTCCTCCTTCACTTCGCTTCAAATCCACCGGATATGCATCAACGCCACCATCAGGTACCTCAACATCCTTGAGATATGCATACTCATGTTCTTTTTCATTAGCGCATCACTACATCCTTGTTGAACAAGTTCACATTCACATAATGGATCTCTACTTCTGTAGCTGGGGCTAAAGGAGCTGTGGATCAGAAGAACATTAGGAGATACTCCATGGGGACTGTACCCAATGCGAGGCCAACAGttaattactcatacttgagcAATAACGCTCCAGCAAGAGCAGGTATCTGTTTGGGCTGGCATGCCCTACTCTCGGTCCTTAATAAAGGATTTGTGGCTTTTGCCTCTGGAGGTTCTTACTTTTCTGCCTTGCCAACTTTGCAGCTGGTGTGCAAAGGAAATTGGAGTTGGATCATCAGGTGAATATAATCTCTTAGCTGTTCATATAGTTGGTTGCTTTACATGTTCAGCAACTCAATATTTGTCATTATCTTTTGCAGCTCCCAGAGACTAATAACCATAAGGTGACAAAGGCGAACATGATGAATCAGTCTTGGTCCAGACCAGCAGCAGTAAGGAGCAATGGTGAGTACTGTTCCTGAACATTCTGTGGATCAGAAAAGTAAGAACTTTGGTCTAGTTACTTTGAACTAACATTGCAAACTTTGGTCTCTGGGCAGGGAATTACCTTGCCAAGGATCAGAACCCCCGTGCTCCTGACCTTGCCGAGAAGCTGTCTCAGCTGTCAATGGGCCCCAACAGGGTGTCGGGTTTGGGTTCCGAGAGGTTTGCTACAGACCTGAAGTATCGAACCCATGGGAACACTGTCAAGCGCCCCTTGCCCGTGGGGTCTAGGGCGTGGCATGGTCCAGCCGACCCCTTCCGTCGCCCATACGAGATGCCAGGTGATAGGGCTCTCCTTCCAAGGAAGCTCGTAAGCTGAAGCTGAAGCTCCAAGAAACAGATCCAATGCTCGCCCTCTTTGAGTGTCACCGCTACTTTTCCTCGGCTACTTACCTCAGAATAAACCACCAATCTCCTTTGCAGCAGCGGATGTTGCCCAGCATTGTCTATTACCGTGTGCCTGTGAGAATAAGAGGCGTCCTGGTTCATGCACCCGATCGCCCTGGTCCCTGGGTCCAAGGGCTCCAGGGTTAGTTGTGCGCATGGCCGAATGTGTCTCCATGTGACATTGTGTTTTATGCTTTGCGATGCGTGACTGGTTTCAGTATGGTTTCTTTTGTTTGATCAGTGGGTTTGTATGGAATGTGACATGCTCTGTTAAACACAAttctaaatataaatattgctTGTTCATCAATTGACGTGATCTGTTGCTTTTCTTGTTTTGCTAGCCTATATAGCAAACTTATTTCTCATTGAGCATCGATTCAGGATCCGCCGAACTTAAATTTTGGACGGAACAATTCAGTATTGAAACGGCTCCCTGGTTTGTTCGGAATTCTCGGGAGAAACCAAACGGCGAACATGCCCCTAGTTCTAATTTCGGACACCCAGAGTAAACGTAATTTGCATCTCATGATCACAAATAATTTATGGAGCTTGGACAGGAAATCCAAAAGCACGAACAGATATACTTTTTGTGTACATAATACCACAAACTATAATGAAAGACAAACTAATACAAACGCAAAACACGTTTCCACCAGGCTACCCTGTAATTGTACGTTTATTTGATGCCTATATCCCTAACTCCTGTGGACTTTTGGCAGCTTCTGTGTACAATTCTGTGGGGCCTATATAATTTGCTATCTTTGGATGGAAAACTAATAGGCACAGCTAAAATACTGGAGAAACGAAAGCTGTGGACACATCTATGTATGGGAAACAAACAAATGTTGCTGACTAAATATTGACACGAAGGGCCGTCAAGAACGCTAGCGTGTAGGGAGAAGTGGACTTGCCGAAGGGCGTGCACCACCGTGGCAGCTTCTCGAGAACCCTTGCCACCTGTGGTGTGACTCTATTCACATCTGTTCTTAGTTTTATCAGGAAAGGAACTTCCGCCGCCGCTTTAGCTTCTCTCTGAGATGCTTTGGTAGACCAGTATAGGGTTAGCTGGAATTTTGTCGGTGAGTTTTTGCCCCCTGCAAACTGGATTGTATGCCACCCATCTATCTCGCTCTTATCGCCAAGTGGGACTATTTTCTCCGAATCCACTGGACACAGTAAATGAAAAATGTCAAATGATGTGGATAGGGAAATCAGCAACAGTGTGTACTTTCAAGCATGCTCAAAGCCTACTGGTACTGTTTTGTACTTGATATTTATCAGTGCTAGCTGACAAGCTCAAGCAATGAACTCTATATTTATCTAATGGTTTAACTCACCTTGAACCGTGAAGTCATCGATTTCGTCTTTGTTGATTCCAAGTGCCCAACGTGTCGATGACTTGGTATCAACTGATACTACTGTCTGTCGAGCACCACCTGTAACTGAATCACTTTCTACAAGGAGCACAGGAACTTCAGACTTGCTCCATCCAGTATTGCTCTCTTTGTAACTCGAACAACCATACTTCATTGTAAATGTAACAAAGTCAGTAGTCATATTTCTTCCGCAATAAAATTCTTCATCCCCAAGGTCTGCTAATTCATTTGTCAGCTTTCCAGGTGTATTGGAAAACAAAGAAATATAGGATACTGGTTCTCTATTTCCGTCATCTATTCCTGTGGTATCAACGACATGTACAACCTGAGAAGAGACAGATCATCAAGTTACTATGTTCTGTTGATTCACAAAAAGGAGCTACTACCATCAATTATGTCAATACTAAAATGTTCTTGATTAATGCCAAATAGTGGGATATTGTGATAAATCCAGGCAATCAGGATTCCATAGGAGATATGGACAAGCATTTAGGAACTCAAATATGCAACAGAGCATCATGTTGTAGTGACTACCCCAACAACATGAATCATGGGGCCACATATGGTTACTTTCAACTCGTCCTTCAAAAGGATTCATCATGTTCCTTGCACAAATAAAAAGAACGAGATGGCATCCAAACCATTGATAACTAGTTTTGACTTTTGAGATGCAGTGAGGATGGTGCAAGTAGCATTGTTCTTGTTCCCAAATGCCAAAACATAACTGATGAGTACTTGTTTTGGTTTGGGTAACAAGGGAGAATTTTGTTATCGAAATTTCACAGGTATGCATAAACAAATATTGTGATAAACCCAGCTGGAGGCACTGTAGTACAGTAGCATAAGAAGCGCTTACATTTACAGATCGAGCAACATCCGCCGTAAATGCTGGCACAATACCACTTGACGCCAAAGCAAGTGAAAGACCAAAGGATATGAATAGTAGTAAACCCAGAATTATTTTATCACCTAAGAAAAGCACAACATTATACAAAAGTTTATTTTGGGAAGGTAACTGAAAAGGCAAATGCATAAAAATAAAGCTACAAAA is part of the Sorghum bicolor cultivar BTx623 chromosome 10, Sorghum_bicolor_NCBIv3, whole genome shotgun sequence genome and harbors:
- the LOC8069024 gene encoding 60S ribosomal protein L22; the encoded protein is MVVALGPGRFYGSGLPRPRFFPGDRVDPPASVTDPLLEWAREAHWSMGGFGVKRLRLQGRIEGSIDKLRRTARRDARAKAKAKARSAGHMPASLAALGSDDDASDGDSEDEEEVAARERAMKRELVDDDEDSDESEEEEEEEDEPLAAIVTAAKKRRARKLSDEFDRIAVEQQLVEKEKAGAATPARTSPKRKAAAPAAAPARVSPKRKASASAAGATARASPKRKAAAPAAAPSSATGARRTSPRNKH
- the LOC8066914 gene encoding cyclin-dependent kinase F-4, with the protein product MERYTIIKEVGDGTFGSVWRATNKESGEVVAIKKMKKKYYSWEECINLREVKSLRRMNHPNIVKLKEVIRENDMLFFVFEYMECSLYQLMKSRGKPFSETEIRNWCFQIFQALSHMHQRGYFHRDLKPENLLVTKELIKIADFGLAREISSEPPYTEYVSTRWYRAPEVLLQATVYNAAVDMWAMGAIIAELFSLRPLFPGSSEPDELYKICSILGTPNQRTWPEGLQLAASIGFQFPQCESVHLSEVVPLASEDAISLISWLCSWDPRRRPTAVEVLQHPFFQQCFYVPPSLRFKSTGYASTPPSAGAKGAVDQKNIRRYSMGTVPNARPTVNYSYLSNNAPARAAGVQRKLELDHQLPETNNHKVTKANMMNQSWSRPAAVRSNGNYLAKDQNPRAPDLAEKLSQLSMGPNRVSGLGSERFATDLKYRTHGNTVKRPLPVGSRAWHGPADPFRRPYEMPGDRALLPRKLVS